One segment of Monomorium pharaonis isolate MP-MQ-018 chromosome 6, ASM1337386v2, whole genome shotgun sequence DNA contains the following:
- the LOC118646067 gene encoding uncharacterized protein LOC118646067 isoform X1: MLTYGIDKQSVMRRRQLPKITDKHINPKLIPKMKVKYATKVFSNTVANFMDVILNLSGGIVKTQGEQLPKSATTTSQVILFFNNLFDSFNGRQHQGLSTSSTKWVEVGILNFGEKLA; the protein is encoded by the exons ATGTTAACATACGGGATTGACAAACAATCTGTAATGAGACGTCGTCAACTTCCAAAGATAACGGATAAGCACATTAATCCTAAACTCATACCTAAAATGAAAGTTAAATATGCAACCAAAGTTTTTAGCAATACTGTGGCAAACTTTATGGATGTCATCTTAAATTTAAGTGGAG GAATTGTCAAAACACAAGGTGAACAGTTACCAAAAAGTGCTACAACAACATCtcaagttatattattttttaataatttattcgattCTTTCAATGGTAGGCAACATCAAGGATTGAGTACATCTTCTACCAAGTGGGTAGAAGTGggcattttaaattttggcgAGAAGCTTgcatga
- the LOC118646067 gene encoding uncharacterized protein LOC118646067 isoform X2, which produces MLTYGIDKQSVMRRRQLPKITDKHINPKLIPKMKVKYATKVFSNTVANFMDVILNLSGGIVKTQGNIKD; this is translated from the exons ATGTTAACATACGGGATTGACAAACAATCTGTAATGAGACGTCGTCAACTTCCAAAGATAACGGATAAGCACATTAATCCTAAACTCATACCTAAAATGAAAGTTAAATATGCAACCAAAGTTTTTAGCAATACTGTGGCAAACTTTATGGATGTCATCTTAAATTTAAGTGGAG GAATTGTCAAAACACAAG GCAACATCAAGGATTGA